The following nucleotide sequence is from Microscilla marina ATCC 23134.
TTACGCAAGCGATTTACTACAACTTTGCGGGAATATATGACTACAAAATATTTGACAACAGTACTATAGAGGTTGGCAAATACCAACCCTTGCCAATAGCCCAACATCAACTAATATTGCCTGTAGAAAGTTTGCAATCAATAAAAAATTACAAAACAGTAGCTTTTTTGGTTGTAAGAAATGACTCTATACAATATGAAGGTTATTGGGATGGTCACCAACAAACCTCCATATCCAACTCATTCTCGATGGCAAAAAGCGTCATTTCTTTGCTTGTGGGTATTGCTATCAAAGAGGGCAAAATAAAGAGCATTGACCAAAAGGTGGGTGATTTTCTGCCTCAGTTCAAAGAGGGAAAAAGCAACCAGCTAAGCATTCGTCACTTGCTTACGATGAGTGCAGGCTTAAGTTGGAATGAGGGTTATTCTGGGTTGACCTCCATTACCACCCAAGCTTACTACGGCCAAAGCCTGGAAAGGGTATTGAAAAAGGCGAATGTTGTAGAAAAACCTGGTAAGCGTACTAATTACCAAAGTGGTGCCACCCAAATACTAGGGTTTATACTTGAGAAAGCTACTGGGGACTCTATAGCAAAGTATCTGTCTGACAAGCTCTGGAAACCTCTTGGAGCACACAAAAAAGCCTTGTGGTCATTAGATACAAAAAATGGACACGAAAAAGCTTTTTGCTGTTTCAATAGTACAGCCAGAGACTTTGCTCGCTTGGGTTTACTGGTGCTCAACAAGGGGAAGTGGAAAGGAACCCAATTGGTGCCTGAGGCATATATACAGGAAGCGACCATGCCAGCGACACATCTTATAGCTGAAACTGGTACCCAAATAAACAATTATTATGGGCTCCACTTTTGGTTTCTTGAATATAAGGGAATGCAAATTCCTTATATGCGAGGTATTTTGGGGCAATATATATTCATCATTCCTCAAAAGAACGCAGTAGTGGTTCGTTTGGGGCATCAAAGAGACGCAGAGAACGGAGAGTATGATGCTCCAAAAGATATTTATAAATACCTTGATATTGTCCTAAATATATTGAAATGAGGAGCAAGTTACTACCACAAGCATATATAACGCAACCTGTATTAAGTAACAGCAAGCCTTGTTTACCAATGCACAACATGCCAACAAGGCATTGTGTATGTCCTTGCTACCTTGCTCAATACGGTGATTGATGAGTTAAATAATGTAGGATGTGGGCCTAATTAATGTGTTTAGTAGGATTATACCTTTGGTTGATGCATCTTTTCAAAGAATAGAATCATAGCCCAGATGTCGATTCATATCATAGTTTGGACTATGGTTAAAGTTTGCCTCAGAGGGTAGGGGCAAACCTCTTCTGTCACAAAGCCTTATTGCTCCAAATGGATTTAGAGCAAGCAAGCCAATTTGTTAATTGCTTAATGTATAGTGTGTCCCTTACCTTGTAGCGTGGCTTTCTATAAAATGAAACTCAAGTTCAGGAAAACATTCATGAAAAAACTCTCCGTCTTCTTTTGAATCAGTTATATCAGGCGTGATATACCAATTGATGATGGCTTTGACTTGTTTTTGAGATAAAACAGTAAAGATATCAAAGAGAACATAGCGAAATTTTGTATTAAAGTAAGATAGCTTTAGGGTAAGTTGTAGAGAAGATATAGGAGGGGACTTTAAAAAAGCTTCCAACCAATTGATGGCTTTAGAATAAATAACAGAAGGAAATTCAACAAAAGAACTTCCCTCTATCCTAAATGTCATGGTTTCTAAATTAAAATCAATACAGGGAGTATGTTCTCCCTCTTGCATAAAAAAACGATTTTGCATAACGATTTGCTGTTTTGTATAATATTTCATCCACATTGGTAATGTAGTGAATAAAGAAAAGATAACAGCAAAATAAAATAGGACTAAAAGCATACTATACAAAGTTAATAATATATTCTACCAAGTTGGTTTCTCGCTGCAAACTTAATTTTTGACGCAATCGGTATCGTCTTTTTTTCACGCTGTCTACAGTAATTCCCAGCAAGTCAGCCATGTCCTTTGTATTTAGGTTGAGCTTCAGCAGGGCACAAATGCATAAATCACTATTGGTAAGTGCTTTAAACTCTTTCTTAAGTCCAGGGAAAAAATTAGGGTACAACTGCTCAAAAATAATTCTGAACCTAAGCCAGTCTTCTTCAATATCAAATTCGTTATTTACCGATTCTTCAATCAT
It contains:
- a CDS encoding DUF1987 domain-containing protein; its protein translation is MKYYTKQQIVMQNRFFMQEGEHTPCIDFNLETMTFRIEGSSFVEFPSVIYSKAINWLEAFLKSPPISSLQLTLKLSYFNTKFRYVLFDIFTVLSQKQVKAIINWYITPDITDSKEDGEFFHECFPELEFHFIESHATR
- a CDS encoding serine hydrolase domain-containing protein, whose protein sequence is TQAIYYNFAGIYDYKIFDNSTIEVGKYQPLPIAQHQLILPVESLQSIKNYKTVAFLVVRNDSIQYEGYWDGHQQTSISNSFSMAKSVISLLVGIAIKEGKIKSIDQKVGDFLPQFKEGKSNQLSIRHLLTMSAGLSWNEGYSGLTSITTQAYYGQSLERVLKKANVVEKPGKRTNYQSGATQILGFILEKATGDSIAKYLSDKLWKPLGAHKKALWSLDTKNGHEKAFCCFNSTARDFARLGLLVLNKGKWKGTQLVPEAYIQEATMPATHLIAETGTQINNYYGLHFWFLEYKGMQIPYMRGILGQYIFIIPQKNAVVVRLGHQRDAENGEYDAPKDIYKYLDIVLNILK